From one Brachypodium distachyon strain Bd21 chromosome 4, Brachypodium_distachyon_v3.0, whole genome shotgun sequence genomic stretch:
- the LOC100827199 gene encoding E3 ubiquitin-protein ligase UPL5: protein MTIHPATSSSDGGGSSSSFDAPQCSAHFFVRATDSKTIAVHAAWDDTVGALLAHLADCGYGRDLRLLYKGRQLLPEATSASLCLPPDSTLHLAARLRSTPHPEAWQLASHIAATAAAATPTPTPSHSLDGLVKEYILLASFTRRRSDRSAPVDTQSTEHCAAEYLDIFLQAGAAVALVRRWMPYGPMHKNLYNMEHQHGDTWVWELHEMSMNLLRRVEECLKRLEMDLSTLSSESWRVIESQPLWSNRLHILAMLTELDSISALFEDLAHNLRVMLLAHKAPLNALVRCSKRNEHLHWLVKHKDLLCFEARRNLVLMLFSEGKDDYGELHEMLIDRSYFLDEFFEYITHAKLSVLHSGLFVEFKNEETTGPGVLREWLRMVCQALFSPQQVLFSPCRNDQRRFYWNGSMYKVSPPDKGG from the exons ATGACGATTCACCCCGCCACCTCCTCAtctgacggcggcggctcctcgtcgtccttcGACGCGCCGCAGTGCAGCGCCCACTTCTTCGTGCGCGCCACCGACTCGAAGACCATCGCGGTGCACGCGGCGTGGGACGACACCGTCGGCGCGCTCCTCGCCCACCTGGCCGATTGCGGCTACGGGCGCGACCTGCGCCTCCTCTACAAGGGGAGGCAGCTCTTGCCGGAGGCCACCAGCGCCTCGCTCTGCCTCCCTCCCGACTCAAcgctccacctcgccgcccGACTTCGCTCCACCCCGCACCCCGAGGCGTGGCAGCTCGCCTCGCacatcgccgccaccgcagccgccgccacccccacccccacccccagcCACTCCCTCGATGGGCTAGTAAAGGAATACATCCTCTTAGCCAGCTTCACCAGAAGACGCAGTGACCGCAGCGCTCCCGTCGACACCCAGAGCACGGAGCACTGTGCGGCGGAGTACCTCGACATTTTCCTCCAGGCGGGCGCTGCCGTCGCGCTG GTACGCCGTTGGATGCCCTATGGCCCAATGCACAAGAATCTGTACAACATGGAGCATCAGCATGGTGACACATGGGTCTGGGAGTTGCACGAAATGTCTATGAACCTGCTGAGAAGGGTGGAGGAGTGTTTGAAGAGGTTGGAGATGGATCTTTCTACATTGTCATCCGAGAGTTGGAGGGTCATAGAAAGTCAACCCCTGTGGTCTAACAGATTACATATCCTTGCCATGTTGACAGAACTGGATTCCATCTCAGCACTTTTTGAGGATTTGGCGCACAACCTACGGGTTATGTTGCTGGCGCACAAAGCACCTCTCAATGCCCTCGTGCGCTGTTCCAAGAGGAACGAGCATCTCCACTGGCTTGTGAAGCATAAAGATCTCCTTTGCTTCGAAGCAAGAAGGAACTTAGTCTTAATGCTGTTTTCTGAGGGAAAAGATGATTACGGGGAGCTTCATGAGATGTTGATCGACCGTTCATATTTTCTGGATGAGTTCTTTGAGTACATCACACATGCAAAACTCAGTGTGCTTCATAGTGGTCTGTTTGTGGAGTTTAAGAATGAGGAGACTACTGGCCCTGGTGTTCTGAGAGAATGGTTGCGCATGGTGTGTCAAGCTCTGTTCAGTCCACAACAAGTTCTCTTCTCGCCTTGTCGTAATGATCAACGGAGGTTCTACTGGAACGGAA
- the LOC100822173 gene encoding tonoplast dicarboxylate transporter isoform X1, which translates to MDPRRSHWESSSSEDVTRPLLPLHDDDGGGERSCSPLIKSLRANKYLAIAAGPLAAALICAAADLGAGHAAARNMLAVLAWVFLWWLTDAVPLAVASMAPLFLFPLFGVSSSDAVAKAYMDDVISLVLGSFILALAIEHYNIHRRLALNITSLFCGDPVKPPLMLLGICGTTMFISMWIHNTPCTVMMMPVATGILQRFPGDAGGGGDDAREVRRFSKAVVLGVVYASAIGGMATLTGTGANIILVGMWSTYFPEQEPITFSSWMSFGFPMALILFVALWATLCLMYCSKNTGRALSAYLDRTHLRRELSLLGPMAFAEKMVLAVFGGLIVLWMTRSLTDDIPGWSVLFHGDVGDGTVTIMMATLLFIIPSGKGDGEKLMDWGKCRKLQWNIILLLGAGFAIADGFRASGLTDILSEGLGFLRGAPALLIAPVACVFSGVITEFTSDDATTTLVLPLLAELGKTIGVNPLLLMVPGAVGAQLSYLLPTGSPGNVVGFSTGYITIKDMVITGMPLKVVGVAALTILLPTLGSVVFGTDQKV; encoded by the exons ATGGACCCGCGGCGCAGCCACTGGGAGAGCAGCTCGTCGGAGGACGTCACGAGGCCGCTGCTGCCTCTGcacgacgacgatggcggcggcgagcgctcCTGCTCGCCGCTGATCAAGTCTCTGCGCGCCAACAAGTACCTGGCGATCGCGGCCGGGCCGCTGGCCGCCGCGCTGATCTGCGCGGCCGCGGACCTTggcgccgggcacgcggccgCGCGCAACATGCTCGCCGTGCTGGCGTGGGTGTTCCTCTGGTGGCTCACCGACGCCGTGCCGCTGGCCGTGGCGTCCATGGCGCCGCTGTTCCTCTTCCCGCTGTTCGGCGtgtcctcctccgacgccgtcgccaaggcctacatggacgacgtCATCTCCCTCGTCCTCGGCAGCTTCATCCTCGCGCTCGCCATCGAGCACTACAAcatccaccgccgcctcgctctcaac ATCACGTCGCTGTTCTGCGGGGACCCGGTGAAGCCGCCGCTGATGCTGCTGGGCATCTGCGGCACGACCATGTTCATCAGCATGTGGATCCACAACACGCCGTGCACCGTCATGATGATGCCGGTGGCCACGGGGATCCTGCAGAGGTTCCCCggagacgccggcggcggcggcgatgacgCCCGGGAGGTCCGGCGGTTCTCCAAGGCGGTGGTGCTGGGCGTGGTGTACGCGTCGGCGATCGGAGGGATGGCCACGCTCACCGGCACGGGCGCCAACATCATCCTGGTGGGGATGTGGTCCACCTACTTCCCGGAGCAGGAGCCCATCACATTCAGCTCCTGGATGTCCTTCGGGTTCCCCATGGCGCTGATCCTGTTCGTGGCGCTCTGGGCCACGCTCTGCCTCATGTACTGCTCCAAGAACACCGGGAGGGCGCTCTCGGCTTACCTTGACCGGACCCATCTCAGGAGGGAGCTCAGCTTGCTTG GTCCAATGGCTTTTGCAGAGAAGATGGTCCTTGCAGTTTTTGGG GGCCTGATTGTCCTATGGATGACGAGAAGCCTGACGGACGACATCCCTGGGTGGTCAGTCCTCTTCCACGGCGATGTCGGGGACGGAACTGTTACC ATCATGATGGCGACGCTGCTCTTCATAATCCCGAGCGGCAAGGGCGACGGCGAGAAGCTCATGGACTGGGGCAAGTGCCGGAAGCTGCAGTGGAACATCatcctgctcctcggcgcgggCTTCGCCATCGCCGACGGCTTCAGGGCGAGCGGCCTCACCGACATCCTCTCGGAGGGTCTGGGCTTCCTGCGGGGCGCGCCGGCGCTGCTCATCGCGCCCGTGGCCTGCGTCTTCAGCGGCGTCATCACCGAGTTCACCTCCGACGACGCCACTACCACGCtggtgctgccgctgctcgccgAGCTCGGCAAGACCATCGGCGTCAACCCGCTGCTGCTCATGGTCCCCGGCGCCGTCGGCGCGCAGCTCTCGTACCTGCTGCCCACCGGGTCCCCGGGCAACGTCGTCGGGTTCAGCACCGGCTACATCACCATCAAGGATATGGTGATCACCGGAATGCCCCTCAAGGTCGTCGGCGTTGCAGCTCTCACAATCCTACTGCCGACGCTAG GTTCTGTGGTTTTTGGCACGGATCAGAAGGTGTAG
- the LOC100822173 gene encoding tonoplast dicarboxylate transporter isoform X2, whose amino-acid sequence MDPRRSHWESSSSEDVTRPLLPLHDDDGGGERSCSPLIKSLRANKYLAIAAGPLAAARNMLAVLAWVFLWWLTDAVPLAVASMAPLFLFPLFGVSSSDAVAKAYMDDVISLVLGSFILALAIEHYNIHRRLALNITSLFCGDPVKPPLMLLGICGTTMFISMWIHNTPCTVMMMPVATGILQRFPGDAGGGGDDAREVRRFSKAVVLGVVYASAIGGMATLTGTGANIILVGMWSTYFPEQEPITFSSWMSFGFPMALILFVALWATLCLMYCSKNTGRALSAYLDRTHLRRELSLLGPMAFAEKMVLAVFGGLIVLWMTRSLTDDIPGWSVLFHGDVGDGTVTIMMATLLFIIPSGKGDGEKLMDWGKCRKLQWNIILLLGAGFAIADGFRASGLTDILSEGLGFLRGAPALLIAPVACVFSGVITEFTSDDATTTLVLPLLAELGKTIGVNPLLLMVPGAVGAQLSYLLPTGSPGNVVGFSTGYITIKDMVITGMPLKVVGVAALTILLPTLGSVVFGTDQKV is encoded by the exons ATGGACCCGCGGCGCAGCCACTGGGAGAGCAGCTCGTCGGAGGACGTCACGAGGCCGCTGCTGCCTCTGcacgacgacgatggcggcggcgagcgctcCTGCTCGCCGCTGATCAAGTCTCTGCGCGCCAACAAGTACCTGGCGATCGCGGCCGGGCCGCTGGCC gccgCGCGCAACATGCTCGCCGTGCTGGCGTGGGTGTTCCTCTGGTGGCTCACCGACGCCGTGCCGCTGGCCGTGGCGTCCATGGCGCCGCTGTTCCTCTTCCCGCTGTTCGGCGtgtcctcctccgacgccgtcgccaaggcctacatggacgacgtCATCTCCCTCGTCCTCGGCAGCTTCATCCTCGCGCTCGCCATCGAGCACTACAAcatccaccgccgcctcgctctcaac ATCACGTCGCTGTTCTGCGGGGACCCGGTGAAGCCGCCGCTGATGCTGCTGGGCATCTGCGGCACGACCATGTTCATCAGCATGTGGATCCACAACACGCCGTGCACCGTCATGATGATGCCGGTGGCCACGGGGATCCTGCAGAGGTTCCCCggagacgccggcggcggcggcgatgacgCCCGGGAGGTCCGGCGGTTCTCCAAGGCGGTGGTGCTGGGCGTGGTGTACGCGTCGGCGATCGGAGGGATGGCCACGCTCACCGGCACGGGCGCCAACATCATCCTGGTGGGGATGTGGTCCACCTACTTCCCGGAGCAGGAGCCCATCACATTCAGCTCCTGGATGTCCTTCGGGTTCCCCATGGCGCTGATCCTGTTCGTGGCGCTCTGGGCCACGCTCTGCCTCATGTACTGCTCCAAGAACACCGGGAGGGCGCTCTCGGCTTACCTTGACCGGACCCATCTCAGGAGGGAGCTCAGCTTGCTTG GTCCAATGGCTTTTGCAGAGAAGATGGTCCTTGCAGTTTTTGGG GGCCTGATTGTCCTATGGATGACGAGAAGCCTGACGGACGACATCCCTGGGTGGTCAGTCCTCTTCCACGGCGATGTCGGGGACGGAACTGTTACC ATCATGATGGCGACGCTGCTCTTCATAATCCCGAGCGGCAAGGGCGACGGCGAGAAGCTCATGGACTGGGGCAAGTGCCGGAAGCTGCAGTGGAACATCatcctgctcctcggcgcgggCTTCGCCATCGCCGACGGCTTCAGGGCGAGCGGCCTCACCGACATCCTCTCGGAGGGTCTGGGCTTCCTGCGGGGCGCGCCGGCGCTGCTCATCGCGCCCGTGGCCTGCGTCTTCAGCGGCGTCATCACCGAGTTCACCTCCGACGACGCCACTACCACGCtggtgctgccgctgctcgccgAGCTCGGCAAGACCATCGGCGTCAACCCGCTGCTGCTCATGGTCCCCGGCGCCGTCGGCGCGCAGCTCTCGTACCTGCTGCCCACCGGGTCCCCGGGCAACGTCGTCGGGTTCAGCACCGGCTACATCACCATCAAGGATATGGTGATCACCGGAATGCCCCTCAAGGTCGTCGGCGTTGCAGCTCTCACAATCCTACTGCCGACGCTAG GTTCTGTGGTTTTTGGCACGGATCAGAAGGTGTAG
- the LOC100821865 gene encoding LOW QUALITY PROTEIN: pirin-like protein At1g50590 (The sequence of the model RefSeq protein was modified relative to this genomic sequence to represent the inferred CDS: inserted 2 bases in 1 codon) encodes MEKPRQVVRKFLARPQHEGAGAVVRRSIGRFELRYFDPFLVLDEFSVSAPAGFPDHPHRGFETVTYMLEGAVTHEDFEGHRGTIKAGDVQWMTAGRGIVHSEMPAAPGTSRGLQLWVNLSSQNKMIEPRYQEMQSKDIASTTSSDGVTVRVVAGHSMGARSPVCTRTPTMYLDFTVRPHAAARQPVPASWNAFAYVLEGEGVFAGGGAAEAADSSSSSKAGPHHLLLLGLQGDGVEVWNKSDKPLPXFLLIAGEPIGEPVVQLGPFVMNTEEEIDAAVNDFEYCVNGFEKAKHWKSQAMVALEVE; translated from the exons ATGGAGAAGCCCAGGCAGGTGGTGAGGAAGTTCCTGGCCCGGCCGCAGCAcgagggcgccggcgccgtcgttcGCCGCAGCATCGGGAG GTTCGAGCTGAGGTACTTCGACCCTTTCCTGGTCCTGGATGAGTTCTCAG TTTCTGCTCCGGCTGGGTTCCCCGACCATCCACACAGAGGTTTTGAGACGGTCACGTACATGCTTGAG GGAGCCGTGACGCACGAGGACTTCGAGGGCCACCGCGGCACGATCAAGGCCGGCGACGTGCAGTGGATGACGGCCGGCCGCGGCATCGTGCACTCCGAGATGCCCGCCGCCCCCGGCACCTCCAGGGGCCTGCAGCTCTGGGTCAACCTCTCCtcccaaaacaaaat gATCGAGCCGAGGTACCAGGAGATGCAGAGCAAGGACATCGCCTCCACGACGTCGTCCGACGGCGTGACGGTGCGCGTGGTGGCCGGGCATTCCATGGGCGCGCGGTCGCCGGTGTGCACGCGGACGCCGACCATGTACCTGGACTTCACGGTGCGCCcgcacgcggcggcgcggcagccCGTGCCGGCGTCGTGGAACGCGTTCGCGTACGTGCTGGAGGGCGAGGGCGTCTTCGCAGGGGGAGGagccgccgaggccgccgacagcagcagcagcagcaaggcgGGGCCGcaccacctgctgctgctggggctGCAGGGAGACGGCGTGGAGGTGTGGAACAAGTCGGACAAGCCGCTCCC GTTCCTGCTCATCGCCGGCGAGCCCATCGGCGAGCCCGTGGTGCAGCTGGGGCCCTTCGTCATGAacaccgaggaggagatcGACGCGGCCGTGAATGACTTCGAGTACTGCGTCAATGGGTTCGAGAAGGCCAAGCATTGGAAGTCGCAGGCGATGGTTGCGCTCGAAGTGGAGTAG